A region of Argentina anserina chromosome 5, drPotAnse1.1, whole genome shotgun sequence DNA encodes the following proteins:
- the LOC126795269 gene encoding Golgi apparatus membrane protein-like protein ECHIDNA — protein MDLSQPQGENYANPKTCFFHVLFKAAALAFYILSAIFFDNFVIIFVVTVLLSALDFWVVKNVSGRILVGLRWWNEINDLGESVWKFECLDQESLARMNKKDSWLFWWTLYLTAVFWIVLGIFSLIRFQADYLLVVGVCLTLSIANIVGFTKCRKDAKKQIQQFASQTIASRMSSTIQSAFSVV, from the exons ATGGATCTCAGCCAG CCACAGGGAGAAAACTACGCCAACCCAAAGAcatgcttctttcatgttctTTTCAAG GCTGCAGCATTGGCGTTTTACATACTCTCAGCCATATTCTTTGATAACTTTGTTATCATATTTGTTGTAACTGTGCTTCTTTCTGCTCTTGATTTCTGGGTAGTGAAGAATGTCAGTGGGCGCATTTTAGTTGGTTTGAGGTGGTGGAATGAAATAAATGATCTTGGGGAGAGCGTGTGGAAATTTGAGTGCCTTGACCAAGAG TCATTAGCCAGGATGAATAAAAAGGATTCATGGCTTTTCTGGTGGACACTTTATCTCACG GCTGTCTTTTGGATTGTGCTCGGAATCTTTTCTCTGATTCGGTTTCAAGCTGATTATCTGCTCGTTGTCGGAGTTTGTTTGACTCTCAGCATTGCAAATATCGTTGGATTCACCAAATGCCGTAAAG ATGCCAAAAAGCAAATCCAGCAATTTGCCTCCCAAACCATTGCATCCCGGATGTCATCCACGATCCAATCAGCATTCAGTGTTGTCTAA